The genomic stretch AGAACTACGGGGCCGCTCGTATGGGTTGCTCGGCATCGCACCCGGGACCCTGGTCGTCGACGTGGGCTGCGGCGCGGGGCGCGCCGTTGCCGAGCTGGCGGAAGAAGGCGCGAAGGCCGTCGGAGTGGATCCGGACGAGCGGATGATCGCGGCGGCCAGAGAGCGGTGGCCCGACGCGGAGTTCCGGGTCGCGGGAGCGTACGAGCTGCCGTTCGCGGACGCCACGATGGACGGCTATCGGGCAGACAAGGTCTTCCATGAACTGGGCGAGCCTGAGCGGGCGTTGGCGGAGGCGCAGCGGATCCTGGTCCCGGGCGGGCGGATCGTGCTGGTCAGGCAGGACTGGGACACCTTCGTCATCGACTCCGACCATCCGGCCCTCACCCGCACCATCGTCCACGCCCGCGCCGATCTCGTGCCGGGCCCGCGGGCGTCGCGGCGCTACCGAAACCTGCTGCTGGCGGCGGGCTTCGAGGAGGTGACGGTCGAGATCCACACCGGAGTGTTCACCGGTCCGGCGATGACGCCGGTGCTGGTCGGACTGGCCGAAGGGGCCCGCTCGGCCGGGGCGGTGAGTCGTGGTCAGGCGGACGTGTGGATCGCCGAACAGCGCGATCGCGCCGAGGCCGACCGGATGTTCCTGGCGTTGCCGATGTTCGTGGCCGCTGCGACCGCTCAGCCGTGAGATCGGAGGGCCCCTACGGTACCGAGGGCCGATGGGTCCAACTCGACCCGGTCGTCAGTCCGCCGGCATGAAGCGCGCCATGCCGAAGGACTCGGGTGCTGTGTCGGTGAAACCGAACTTCCGGTAGAGGGGCCGGAGTTGAACTGGCTGCGCGCCCGCTCAAGCGGCTCGGCCGGCGTCAACTCACCGGGGACCTGGTACTTCTCTGTTCCTGCCTTCGCCGTGGCCTTCGGGGACATGCGTCCCTCCCTTCCGGCGGCGGCCACGCAGATCTGCGGTGCGATGCGATGAGGGCCGGTCCCGTCGTGGGGGAATGCGTGGACCCGTCCCCGGTGGTTCGCCCGCCCCCTGACCTGCGCCGCGGCCTGCCACCTCCGGCACTGCCGGGTGTACCCGATTTTTCAGGTCTCCTTGGAATACGTCCGCCTTGCCGGATTGCCAAGGCGGATATCCGGCCAAACGCGTCACCTCGGCCGGAGGGGAGGGCGGCTGGTGCCCCGTGTTCATTCAATCTGGTCTGCGGCCGAGAATGCCCAGCTCGAATGGGGAGGGGCCGACGCACCGCGGTCGGCCCCGCATAGGCCCGGGAGCTGTCTGACTGGTCATGAATCGGTCGACTCGTGACCACGCGCCGAGTGGCGCCATGGGACATGCGGTGGCTCGACCGGGGAAGAACCGGAGGTTCCGCTGGAGCGGCGGGGGCGCTTTCGGGCTCCGACGGAATCGGGAGGAGTCTCATCGGGGCGCATCCCGGCCAGGGTGACCGTGACGAGTCGGTGGACCGCGGCCTTGGAGGGCAGGTTGCCGGCTGCGGTGAGGGCGTGGAGGCAGTAGGTCGCAAGCTCGCCAGGGACGATGTCGTCCCGGAGGTGGCCCGCCCGTACGTCCTCGGTCACCAAGTCCAGGATCATGCCGTGGAGTTGCTGCTCCGCCTCGGTGACGTGCTGATCCCGGTGGAGGAACCCCGCGAGTTCGGTGTCGCGGTGCCCGCGGGACTCGTGGGAGATGAGGGCGAACGCCTCCAGTACGGCTTCGAGTTGCTCGCCGGCGGCCCCGGCCCGGTCCCGGACTTCGGCCAGGTGGCTCAGGTGGTCGCTGATCTGCCGTTCGTGCCAGGCGAGCAGGATCGCTTCGACGTCCGGAAAGTACTTGTACAGCGTCGCCCGGCCGATGCCGGACTCCTTGGCGATCTGCGACATCGTCACCGACGTCAGTCCGTGCTCGGCGACGAGCGCCGCGGTGGTGTCCATGACCGCGGTACGCACCGCTGCCCGGTGCGCGTCGATCGTCTCGTTCCACAGCTTCGGCACCGCTCCAGTGTACGACTCGCCGATGTGAAGACATCTTGGATTGACATCGACAACCTGTATTGATAAATCTGGAGTCGTCACGGGGACCCGGACAATCACGGCTACGGGAAGGACGCGAGCATGCCTGGCTCGACCCCCCACCCCCACTACGATCCCGAGACCTCACGGAAGCCCGAGGACCTGTACATCAGCCGGCCGCCGTGGGACATCGGCCGACCTCAACCGGCGTTTCTGGACCTTGCCCACGCTGGTGCCATCAAGGGCCGGGTGCTTGACCTGGGCTGCGGAACCGGCGAGCACGCGCTCATGGCGGCCGGTCTCGGCCTGGACGCGACAGGTATCGACCTCGCCTCCAATGCCCTGCACGCGGCCGAGAACAAGGCGCGCGAACGAGGCCGCAGGGCCCGCTTCCGCCGCCATGACGCCCGTCAACTGGCCGATCTGGGCGAGCAGTTCGACACCGTGCTCGACTGCGGGCTCTTCCACATCTTCGACGGCGACGACCGCGCGGCCTACGCCGACAGCCTGCGCTCGGTGGTGCCGGTGGGTGGCCGCTACTTCATGCTCGGCTTCAGCGACCGGGAGCCGACCGAGTGGGGACGCGTGCACAAACTGACGCGGGAGGAGGTCGAGGCTGCGTTCGCCGACGGGTGGCGGATCGACTCGATCGAACCGGCCACGATCGACATCACCACCACTCCGGACGGCATCCAGGCCTGGCTGGTCGCCCTCACCCGGATCTGAACCTCCGCAGGGCGGGCACCTTGCTACCCGCGAGAGCCCGTCGATGCCCGTACCGGCAGAACCCGTGCACCCGAGTGCGTCCGCCCTGCGGAGTCGCACAGCGAAAGGATCCCCATGCGCACTGCCGAAGCCCGCGTCGAGACCGAGCGCCCGAGCCGGTATCTCGTGCAACTCTGCAAGCACTTCGACAACAAGGGGCGGCAGCTGGGCCACAGGCCGCGTGCCCACAACGGCGGTGACGCGCAGGCGCTGCGCGAGATGCAGGCGGTGGCAGCCCAGGCCCAGGTCGAATGGTCCGAGACCCGGGGGACGGTCAGTCTTCCCTGGGGCCGATGCGCGCTGCAGGCCGACCCGGGCGCGCTCACGGTGCACGTCGAAGCCGTCGACGAGGAGAACCTGGGGCGGCTCCAGGACCTCGTCTCGGGGCACATCGAGAGGTTCGGCAGGCGCGAGCAGCTGGAGGTGACCTGGCTCGAAGCCGTCGCGGAATCTCCTGGCCAAGCCATCAGCGCCGCTCCCGTGCCCTCAGGGGGAGTGGCACGACGCCGATCGCGCGGCAGGACGACCGCTCTCGCAACGGTCGGCGTACTGGCCGTTGCCGTACATCTCGGACTGGGCGGCGTCCTGCTCGCGAACTGGCGGTGGACCGGCTGGGCCGTGGGCGCCCTCCTGGCGGTCGTGCTGGTGAAGGTCACTGTGCTCACCGGCCTGGGCCGCTTCGTCGTACGCCGTGGCAAAGCCCCGAAGGCGCACTGATGTCTGCGCCGGCTTCAGCCCGGTCCGCGACCGAGGCCACCCACGTGGTGTGCGTCAGTGATGACCATGTTCATGAAGGCGAGGACATCGGTCCGACGGGCGATCGGGCCGCGGTAGAGCGACGGACTCTGCGTCCCGAGACGGATGCGCAGGCACTCGTCGATGATGCGGCGCCAGCGCGTGTCGAAGGCCGTACGCGCGTACTCGCCGGCGCCCCGTTTGGACGTGATCTGGCCGGCGACTACGGTGTCTCGGCTGACACCGAGCACACCCCACGCCGCGCCCCATGAACCGAGACAGACCAGGCCGGGCTTGCTGAACAGGCGGCTGCTGCGCTGCCACCACGAGCGCCAGTACCCGTCCAGGTTGCCCAGGCACCACTCGGCGAGCGCCTGCCGGTCCGTGGCGACGGTGAGTTCGCTCGGGTGCGGTCCGCGGATCGCCACGCCGTGTTGGGCCAGCGTGTGCCAGGTGACGGGGTGCCGCTGGTGCGTGCAGAAGCGGTGCAGGGTGGTGCCGTGGATGTGCGGTCCCGGAGCCGCCAGGTCAGGGGCGTTCATGAGATCGCTCCAGGTGGCGTAGATGCCGTCGAGGACCGGCCGGCGCGGCTGCCCGTGTACGCGTGCGAGGGCGGCGACCTGGCCGGCGTCCGGCTCACCGGACGTGACGGCGACGAAGTCGATGTCGCTGCTGCCGGGGTGGAAATCGTCCAGGGCCACCGAGCCGAGCAGGTAGAAGCCCTCCACGAGGCCCGGAACTTCGCCGTCGACGGCCGCCAGGTAGGCGTCGGCCACGGTGCGGACGAGGACGGGAACGGTCATGTCAGATGATCCTGCCAGGGACCACGCCGAGCCCCGCCGAGCGAGGAAGCGATCTTCGTAGGTTCCGATCGCCGACTGGGCCGCGTCAGACGGAG from Streptomyces mirabilis encodes the following:
- a CDS encoding methyltransferase domain-containing protein; the encoded protein is MSKEQETEHAADELIALLDAADRLPGVAELRGRSYGLLGIAPGTLVVDVGCGAGRAVAELAEEGAKAVGVDPDERMIAAARERWPDAEFRVAGAYELPFADATMDGYRADKVFHELGEPERALAEAQRILVPGGRIVLVRQDWDTFVIDSDHPALTRTIVHARADLVPGPRASRRYRNLLLAAGFEEVTVEIHTGVFTGPAMTPVLVGLAEGARSAGAVSRGQADVWIAEQRDRAEADRMFLALPMFVAAATAQP
- a CDS encoding class I SAM-dependent methyltransferase encodes the protein MPGSTPHPHYDPETSRKPEDLYISRPPWDIGRPQPAFLDLAHAGAIKGRVLDLGCGTGEHALMAAGLGLDATGIDLASNALHAAENKARERGRRARFRRHDARQLADLGEQFDTVLDCGLFHIFDGDDRAAYADSLRSVVPVGGRYFMLGFSDREPTEWGRVHKLTREEVEAAFADGWRIDSIEPATIDITTTPDGIQAWLVALTRI
- a CDS encoding DUF2218 domain-containing protein, which codes for MRTAEARVETERPSRYLVQLCKHFDNKGRQLGHRPRAHNGGDAQALREMQAVAAQAQVEWSETRGTVSLPWGRCALQADPGALTVHVEAVDEENLGRLQDLVSGHIERFGRREQLEVTWLEAVAESPGQAISAAPVPSGGVARRRSRGRTTALATVGVLAVAVHLGLGGVLLANWRWTGWAVGALLAVVLVKVTVLTGLGRFVVRRGKAPKAH
- a CDS encoding nucleotidyltransferase domain-containing protein, whose protein sequence is MTVPVLVRTVADAYLAAVDGEVPGLVEGFYLLGSVALDDFHPGSSDIDFVAVTSGEPDAGQVAALARVHGQPRRPVLDGIYATWSDLMNAPDLAAPGPHIHGTTLHRFCTHQRHPVTWHTLAQHGVAIRGPHPSELTVATDRQALAEWCLGNLDGYWRSWWQRSSRLFSKPGLVCLGSWGAAWGVLGVSRDTVVAGQITSKRGAGEYARTAFDTRWRRIIDECLRIRLGTQSPSLYRGPIARRTDVLAFMNMVITDAHHVGGLGRGPG